From Humisphaera borealis, the proteins below share one genomic window:
- a CDS encoding sulfatase family protein produces the protein MTLNATLRWSALVVLLACVPALSAERPNFVFINIDDLGYADVGCYGSKINKTPNIDRMAAEGMKLTSFYAAPVCSPSRASLMTGSYPKRCLPIPHVLFPGDAVGLNPSEVTIAELLKQQGYATGIIGKWHLGDQTDFLPTRQGFDFFYGLPYSNDMGPAADGVKSDLGKPLPGAATRPAQGKNAQGKQPPTKAAPAKPAQAKTAPGQPPLPWLRNETVIKRVLPDDQQSMVEMYTKEAVAFLKQHKDESFFLYLPHNSVHFPIYPGKKWAGKNPNGLYSDWVEETDWSVGQVLDTLRELGLDKKTLVVFTSDNGGTQRASNTPLRGFKASTWEGGVRVPTIAWWPGKIAAGTTFDGISGMIDILPTFVPLAGGQLPTDRKYDGGDLWPVLSGQPGAKGPRDTFYYYRGLKLEAVRKGTWKLHLAKGELYNLATDVSEAHDVAKDNEKVVEELKAMAQAMDGDLGLDGFGAGVRKLGKVDNARPIIAHDGTVRSDLKSELAPVK, from the coding sequence ATGACTTTAAACGCCACCCTTCGCTGGTCCGCACTCGTGGTTCTTCTGGCCTGCGTGCCGGCGTTGTCGGCCGAGCGCCCGAACTTCGTCTTCATCAACATTGATGACCTGGGCTACGCCGACGTCGGCTGCTACGGGTCGAAGATCAACAAGACGCCGAACATCGACCGCATGGCCGCCGAAGGGATGAAACTCACGAGCTTCTATGCCGCCCCGGTCTGCTCGCCGTCGCGGGCTTCGCTGATGACCGGCAGCTATCCGAAGCGGTGCCTGCCGATCCCGCACGTGCTGTTTCCAGGTGATGCGGTCGGATTGAACCCGTCGGAAGTCACCATCGCCGAACTGCTGAAACAGCAGGGTTACGCGACGGGCATCATCGGTAAGTGGCATCTCGGCGATCAGACCGACTTCCTGCCCACGCGGCAGGGGTTCGATTTCTTCTACGGGCTGCCCTACTCGAACGACATGGGCCCTGCCGCCGACGGCGTGAAGAGCGATCTGGGCAAACCGCTGCCCGGGGCTGCTACCCGACCCGCGCAGGGAAAGAACGCACAAGGCAAGCAGCCCCCCACCAAGGCCGCACCGGCGAAACCCGCACAGGCCAAAACCGCACCGGGCCAGCCGCCGCTCCCCTGGCTGCGGAATGAGACGGTCATCAAGCGCGTCCTGCCGGACGATCAACAGTCGATGGTCGAGATGTACACGAAGGAAGCCGTCGCGTTCCTGAAACAGCACAAGGACGAGTCGTTCTTCCTCTATCTGCCGCACAACTCGGTGCACTTCCCCATCTACCCGGGCAAGAAGTGGGCTGGAAAGAACCCCAACGGGCTCTACAGCGACTGGGTTGAAGAAACCGACTGGAGCGTCGGACAGGTGCTCGACACGTTGCGCGAACTGGGACTCGACAAGAAGACCCTGGTCGTCTTCACCTCCGACAACGGCGGCACGCAGCGCGCCAGCAATACCCCGCTGCGAGGCTTCAAGGCCAGCACGTGGGAGGGCGGCGTCCGCGTGCCGACGATCGCGTGGTGGCCCGGCAAGATCGCCGCCGGCACTACCTTCGACGGCATCTCCGGCATGATCGACATCCTGCCCACGTTCGTCCCACTGGCCGGCGGCCAACTGCCGACCGACCGCAAGTACGACGGCGGCGACCTCTGGCCGGTGCTGTCGGGTCAGCCGGGCGCCAAAGGACCGCGCGACACCTTCTATTATTACCGCGGGCTCAAGCTTGAAGCGGTCCGCAAAGGCACATGGAAACTGCACCTGGCCAAGGGTGAACTGTACAACCTTGCGACCGACGTCAGCGAAGCGCACGACGTTGCGAAGGACAACGAAAAGGTCGTCGAGGAACTCAAGGCGATGGCGCAGGCGATGGACGGCGACCTCGGCCTCGACGGCTTTGGTGCCGGCGTCCGAAAGCTCGGTAAGGTCGATAACGCCCGGCCGATCATCGCACATGACGGTACGGTGCGGTCCGACCTCAAGTCGGAGCTGGCACCGGTGAAGTGA
- a CDS encoding tetratricopeptide repeat protein, translated as MSRNRVRAILVAAVLSCGMPAISSGQEVAGAAFKDGVTAFNAGQFDKARELFATASQTDNKNPEVYLWLGKAEYQLGQVDAAVAAWQKTSVLAPNEPYAKQMLKVLTGQKASADTTLSIIEALLKDELWDSAVTAADRLLADRALTDSQRAKASILRMRGLLPIGKTPHALTTASELLVTQPAMANDPELRTLIGLAKVRTNDSRVLEGLETLRDVVAKNPNTPSAALAEFELLNYDLSQSLDAAKVAALAKWIADHPTHEQLPAARRRLIDGYLALASVGGEPRRDAVLSPSDLAAIEATTLMYKQVAKADEAVSLTNRIVNYLNERYEKFGAVGAAKAGAEALLKSNPTSSSRLITLRADARYSMKLAIAELEALVAAGQVKGPAGQLPAGVAEVLRVFAAINKEPAGGGAWKEQAAMAEQIRQLAAQIPWGDKPTALKPLLDWSVQVALPVVKDNADTTAVAMASRTIAEVGREVPVVKLALSVNTPLLAALSPDRPEWAEAAWRQVDLLNASAVELFRDNVAAGKAADNAKLSQPQQDLIAVLGEIVKRQVSAAPRAFDRLNSHLLTWTSANQHANAEAAYAQLAGLLPATQKQQVDLALVNLWIRQAIDDENRLTAAGLAVGKDVDARLLKAAQRLYELQADRSPTDPYLQQVRSLSLSIVNHYAQKKDFAAARTIASAKPQGAGAKPSPAGDTFAQFQLARLSVDAARRELADQLSQFGGSKVLALSDAMKAAIAAHTKFIADHPTDPLAEQSAQAVLAVADTYQQQGAFDAAAQIYRDLATFAAGKPALSQATPISPSLEERAAFAAIGAMENKARASLQASRAAEKGEITPPTKITDDYTAALAAYETYIKARPDSALVGAAIGRVMAMALDWTRVDAWDVADGVYAVLLKPELKIRDPERLEFARGMCQIGKVMPDHAREVLTALTSGRQGVSPDSGLTVSGVAMAPTTPVPGGVPPPAVSAPVGSAFGGGIGASGPASTPMPETAATGKPMSDAGAFGGDASKFVKAEDSLARADREVIAAISAQEARRSAMIAQLRDAKEMKGKLNYQNAANQPQEMPAQQGQQRPGDAPPVLSEAEIARQSAALESANKIFRDIRKKYAATRTAEQSRGEIMVIVGHWRANGQWQRAAEQARAFLTDNPKDAELPRLRLAIAQDTLAWAGQSVDPAKMGNNRQLFLAEVSKRFDAARAEFARIVAEFPDERQLRLDAQWQLATSFLTQAHTVGNSSPTLARGQYVRAVKEMQRAAGEYYDHPQVQTIPQILWDISQELTSRGFHEEAISVWNDLVIQFPANPLAQQAAQQMAASYQSNLGRPLRAAEVYLEINFARGGADPAAQNAIYQIGASLKQQSRWVEALHVLGTFVASFPRHPEAGQALTMIGQIHQTNEAWADAIEAYKRVTIEYASNGQWVQEARWAIAECTLNLSLWREAIGAYQSFVNSYPKDPRVAEANRRTGILKDIAKYQQLVDENGPKAFDAQFQIATITQGQLGNPTKAVGEFRKVAQKWPGSHLADDALYQVGLSYLSLNRTGDARDAMAVMARTYPESPLADDALLAIGKSYEEEAQQIAGYTREQQFDLNKDVQQKQAYGRVNSARVSNRAAQQAKIQELRQGGKGAQAELEEARGANDNFLWDQAAVNMAATKAQQDIEAMTCSQLADKQDKINVALRKAVESYAAAGKVPGADKAGEALLRVATIYGERLNDSQQAMATWLEIVRQFSGTAVAEEASWRIAQNYERDAKYAEAIDAYKSFLRNYRGSNRAADAQFAVAENYEHLNEWVKAMDSYGNYVNSFPQGPMIEKAKEQITWIKTYRL; from the coding sequence ATGAGTCGAAACAGAGTCCGGGCGATCCTGGTGGCGGCGGTTCTTTCCTGTGGCATGCCGGCGATCTCATCCGGGCAGGAAGTGGCAGGGGCGGCTTTCAAGGACGGGGTGACGGCGTTTAACGCCGGCCAGTTCGACAAGGCCCGCGAGCTCTTCGCGACCGCCTCGCAAACTGACAACAAGAACCCCGAGGTGTACCTCTGGCTCGGCAAGGCCGAGTACCAGCTGGGGCAGGTGGATGCGGCCGTCGCCGCCTGGCAGAAGACGTCGGTGCTGGCGCCGAACGAGCCCTATGCCAAACAGATGCTCAAGGTCCTGACCGGCCAGAAGGCATCGGCTGATACGACGCTCAGCATCATCGAGGCGCTGCTGAAGGACGAGCTCTGGGATTCGGCCGTCACCGCTGCCGATCGGCTGCTCGCCGACCGTGCCCTCACCGATTCCCAGCGCGCCAAGGCGTCCATTCTCCGCATGCGTGGCTTGCTCCCCATCGGCAAGACGCCTCACGCGCTGACGACCGCGAGCGAGCTGCTCGTCACGCAGCCGGCGATGGCGAACGATCCGGAGCTCCGCACGCTGATCGGGCTGGCGAAGGTTCGCACCAATGATTCCCGGGTGCTCGAGGGGCTGGAAACCCTGCGCGACGTGGTCGCGAAAAATCCCAACACGCCGTCGGCTGCGCTGGCCGAGTTCGAACTGCTGAACTACGACCTCAGTCAGAGCCTCGACGCGGCGAAGGTCGCGGCGCTCGCCAAGTGGATCGCCGATCACCCCACGCACGAGCAGCTGCCGGCCGCCCGACGACGGCTGATCGATGGCTATCTGGCGTTGGCGAGCGTTGGCGGCGAACCGCGACGCGACGCCGTGCTGTCGCCGTCTGACCTGGCGGCGATCGAAGCCACCACGCTGATGTACAAGCAGGTCGCCAAGGCCGATGAAGCCGTCTCGCTGACGAACCGGATCGTCAACTATCTCAATGAGCGGTACGAGAAGTTTGGTGCTGTCGGTGCCGCCAAAGCGGGTGCCGAAGCGCTGCTCAAAAGCAATCCGACCTCCAGCAGTCGCCTGATCACCCTCCGCGCCGATGCCCGCTATTCGATGAAGCTGGCAATCGCCGAATTGGAGGCCTTGGTGGCTGCCGGGCAGGTGAAAGGGCCTGCCGGGCAGTTGCCGGCGGGTGTGGCCGAGGTGCTGCGCGTCTTCGCCGCGATTAACAAGGAGCCGGCGGGCGGTGGGGCATGGAAGGAACAGGCCGCGATGGCCGAGCAGATCCGCCAGCTCGCGGCGCAGATCCCGTGGGGCGACAAGCCGACAGCGCTCAAGCCGCTGCTCGATTGGTCCGTGCAGGTTGCGTTGCCGGTGGTGAAGGACAACGCCGACACGACCGCCGTCGCGATGGCCTCCCGCACAATTGCAGAAGTCGGCCGCGAAGTGCCGGTGGTCAAGCTGGCCTTGAGCGTCAATACGCCGCTGCTCGCCGCCCTGTCGCCGGACCGACCGGAGTGGGCAGAAGCGGCCTGGCGGCAGGTCGATTTGCTGAATGCGTCGGCGGTGGAACTGTTCCGCGACAATGTCGCCGCCGGCAAGGCCGCCGACAATGCCAAACTCAGTCAACCGCAGCAGGACCTGATCGCCGTGCTCGGCGAGATCGTCAAACGGCAGGTGTCGGCCGCGCCGCGTGCGTTTGACCGCCTCAATTCTCACCTGCTGACCTGGACCTCCGCCAACCAGCACGCCAACGCCGAAGCGGCATACGCCCAACTGGCCGGACTGCTGCCCGCGACACAAAAGCAGCAAGTGGACTTGGCGCTGGTGAATCTCTGGATCCGCCAGGCGATCGACGACGAAAACCGCCTGACCGCCGCCGGGCTGGCGGTGGGGAAGGACGTCGACGCCAGGCTGCTCAAGGCCGCACAGCGGCTTTACGAGTTGCAGGCCGATCGGTCGCCGACAGATCCCTACCTTCAGCAGGTTCGCTCGCTGTCTCTGTCGATCGTGAATCATTACGCACAAAAGAAGGACTTCGCGGCCGCCCGCACCATCGCATCGGCCAAGCCGCAGGGTGCTGGTGCGAAACCTTCACCGGCCGGCGATACGTTTGCCCAGTTCCAGCTCGCCCGGCTGTCGGTTGATGCGGCTCGACGTGAGCTGGCCGATCAGTTGTCGCAGTTCGGCGGAAGCAAAGTGCTGGCACTGTCCGATGCGATGAAGGCGGCGATCGCCGCCCATACCAAGTTCATCGCCGACCACCCGACCGACCCGCTGGCCGAGCAATCGGCACAAGCGGTGCTGGCCGTCGCCGATACCTACCAGCAGCAGGGCGCCTTCGACGCGGCGGCGCAGATTTACCGCGACTTGGCGACTTTTGCCGCCGGCAAGCCGGCGCTGTCGCAGGCGACGCCCATCAGCCCGAGCTTGGAAGAGCGGGCGGCATTTGCAGCGATCGGCGCGATGGAAAACAAGGCCAGGGCGTCCTTGCAGGCCTCCCGCGCGGCGGAGAAAGGGGAGATCACGCCGCCGACGAAAATCACCGACGATTACACCGCCGCCCTGGCGGCCTACGAGACGTACATCAAGGCTCGTCCCGACAGCGCGTTGGTGGGCGCTGCGATCGGTCGAGTGATGGCGATGGCGCTCGACTGGACGCGGGTTGATGCATGGGATGTCGCCGACGGCGTCTACGCCGTGCTGCTCAAGCCGGAGCTGAAGATTCGCGACCCCGAGCGACTGGAGTTCGCCCGCGGGATGTGCCAGATCGGCAAGGTGATGCCCGATCACGCGCGAGAGGTGCTGACGGCGCTGACATCAGGCCGCCAGGGCGTGTCGCCGGATTCCGGCCTGACGGTCAGCGGCGTCGCGATGGCGCCCACCACGCCGGTGCCTGGCGGGGTGCCGCCACCGGCGGTCTCGGCACCGGTGGGCTCGGCGTTTGGCGGAGGTATCGGAGCGTCGGGACCAGCCTCCACGCCTATGCCAGAGACCGCCGCCACCGGCAAACCCATGAGCGATGCGGGGGCGTTTGGCGGTGACGCGTCGAAGTTCGTCAAAGCCGAGGACAGCCTGGCCCGTGCCGACCGCGAGGTCATCGCGGCGATTTCGGCACAGGAAGCCCGGCGGTCGGCGATGATCGCCCAGCTTCGCGACGCCAAGGAAATGAAAGGCAAGCTAAACTACCAGAACGCCGCCAACCAGCCGCAGGAAATGCCCGCGCAGCAGGGACAGCAGCGACCCGGCGACGCACCACCGGTGCTTTCGGAAGCCGAGATTGCCCGGCAGTCCGCCGCGTTGGAGTCGGCGAACAAGATCTTCCGCGATATCCGCAAGAAGTACGCCGCGACGCGCACCGCCGAGCAGTCGCGCGGCGAAATCATGGTGATCGTCGGTCATTGGCGGGCCAATGGGCAGTGGCAGCGCGCCGCCGAGCAGGCCCGCGCCTTTCTCACGGACAACCCCAAGGACGCCGAACTGCCGAGGCTGCGGCTGGCGATCGCGCAGGACACGCTTGCCTGGGCAGGCCAATCGGTTGACCCGGCCAAGATGGGCAACAACCGGCAGCTGTTCCTTGCCGAAGTCAGCAAGCGGTTCGACGCCGCCCGCGCCGAGTTCGCGAGAATCGTCGCCGAGTTCCCCGACGAACGGCAGCTGCGGCTCGACGCCCAGTGGCAACTGGCGACCAGCTTCCTGACGCAGGCACACACCGTCGGCAACAGCAGCCCGACGCTAGCCCGCGGCCAGTACGTGCGAGCAGTGAAGGAAATGCAGCGCGCCGCCGGCGAGTACTACGACCACCCGCAGGTACAGACAATCCCGCAGATTCTCTGGGACATCTCGCAGGAGCTCACCAGCCGCGGCTTCCACGAAGAAGCGATCAGCGTCTGGAACGACCTGGTCATTCAGTTCCCCGCCAACCCGCTCGCCCAGCAGGCCGCCCAGCAGATGGCGGCGAGCTACCAGTCGAACCTGGGCCGGCCGCTGCGGGCGGCGGAGGTTTACCTGGAAATCAACTTCGCCCGCGGCGGGGCCGACCCGGCGGCGCAGAATGCGATCTACCAAATCGGCGCCAGCCTGAAGCAGCAGAGCCGCTGGGTGGAGGCGCTGCACGTGCTGGGCACGTTCGTCGCCAGTTTCCCCCGGCATCCTGAAGCAGGTCAGGCACTGACGATGATCGGCCAGATCCACCAGACAAACGAAGCCTGGGCCGACGCGATCGAAGCGTACAAGCGCGTGACGATCGAATACGCATCGAACGGGCAGTGGGTGCAGGAAGCCCGCTGGGCGATTGCCGAATGCACGCTGAACCTGAGCCTCTGGCGGGAAGCGATCGGGGCGTATCAGTCGTTCGTCAACAGCTACCCGAAGGACCCCCGCGTCGCCGAGGCCAATCGCCGAACGGGCATCCTGAAGGACATCGCCAAATACCAGCAGCTCGTGGACGAGAACGGCCCCAAGGCGTTCGACGCCCAGTTCCAGATCGCCACGATCACGCAGGGGCAGTTGGGCAATCCGACCAAGGCGGTCGGTGAGTTCCGCAAGGTGGCGCAGAAGTGGCCGGGCAGCCATCTTGCCGACGACGCGCTGTACCAGGTCGGGCTGTCGTACCTGAGCCTCAACCGGACCGGCGACGCCCGCGATGCGATGGCGGTGATGGCCCGGACCTACCCGGAAAGCCCACTCGCCGACGACGCGTTGCTGGCGATCGGCAAGAGTTACGAAGAAGAGGCCCAGCAGATCGCCGGCTACACCCGCGAGCAGCAGTTTGACTTAAACAAGGACGTGCAGCAGAAGCAGGCGTACGGCCGGGTGAACTCTGCCCGCGTCAGTAACCGCGCCGCCCAGCAGGCGAAGATCCAGGAGCTTCGGCAGGGCGGCAAAGGCGCACAGGCCGAGCTCGAAGAAGCCCGCGGCGCCAACGACAACTTCCTGTGGGACCAGGCCGCCGTGAACATGGCCGCCACCAAGGCCCAGCAGGACATCGAGGCGATGACCTGTTCGCAGCTCGCCGACAAGCAGGACAAGATCAACGTCGCGCTGCGGAAGGCGGTCGAGTCGTACGCCGCCGCCGGCAAGGTGCCCGGTGCGGATAAGGCCGGCGAAGCATTACTTCGCGTCGCGACGATCTACGGCGAACGGCTGAACGATTCGCAGCAGGCGATGGCGACCTGGCTCGAAATCGTCCGGCAGTTCAGCGGGACGGCAGTCGCCGAGGAGGCAAGCTGGCGCATCGCCCAGAACTACGAACGCGACGCCAAGTACGCCGAGGCGATCGACGCCTACAAGTCGTTCCTGCGGAACTACCGCGGCAGCAATCGCGCCGCCGACGCCCAGTTCGCCGTCGCCGAGAACTACGAACACCTCAACGAGTGGGTCAAGGCGATGGACAGCTACGGCAACTACGTCAACAGCTTCCCGCAGGGTCCGATGATCGAGAAAGCGAAAGAGCAGATCACCTGGATCAAGACGTATCGGTTGTGA